The following coding sequences are from one Halobacteriovorax sp. JY17 window:
- a CDS encoding class I SAM-dependent methyltransferase, whose product MTTENKSIQKFWDDRYSSDEYCYGKEPNSFLLEHYFRLKKGGNILCLSEGEGRNAIFLASKGFNVTAVDLSSKGKEKALKFAKEHKLHITYDIADLKDYNLGEFKWDAIISISAHLPSTIRVPLHLSIKKGLTNNGIFLLEGYNINQIDLKSGGPKDKDMLFSKAQLEHDFNGFSIELSRDIIRNFSEGKFHKGDASVTQFIAKKTNY is encoded by the coding sequence ATGACTACAGAGAATAAAAGCATTCAAAAATTTTGGGATGACAGATATAGCAGCGATGAATATTGTTACGGCAAAGAACCTAACAGTTTTCTATTAGAGCATTACTTTAGGCTAAAGAAAGGTGGTAATATTTTATGCTTATCTGAAGGAGAAGGTAGAAATGCGATTTTCCTTGCTTCAAAAGGGTTTAATGTTACTGCTGTTGACCTGTCCTCAAAAGGAAAAGAAAAAGCACTTAAATTTGCAAAGGAACATAAGCTCCATATTACGTATGATATTGCTGATTTAAAAGACTATAATTTGGGTGAGTTTAAATGGGACGCTATCATTTCGATTTCAGCACATCTTCCTTCAACTATTAGAGTTCCTTTACATTTATCAATAAAAAAAGGACTCACAAATAACGGCATATTTCTTCTTGAAGGATACAATATAAATCAGATTGATCTCAAGAGTGGTGGCCCAAAAGACAAAGATATGCTTTTTTCAAAGGCACAATTAGAACACGACTTCAACGGCTTCTCAATAGAGCTATCACGAGATATTATTCGCAATTTTAGTGAAGGAAAGTTTCATAAAGGAGATGCTTCTGTTACCCAGTTTATTGCTAAAAAAACTAATTACTAA
- a CDS encoding DUF3365 domain-containing protein has translation MKLIILFTTFLLSHSSFAENKEDILSKIKIFQTALKVELQKGMKKSPLEAVTICNVKAPEIKKSLSSPNTQFGRVSLKNRNPSNYPKEWMLKYIEEFHNKETKEPYTVVKLQDGKQGLLKPIITMPLCLKCHGTNIKADLQEKISKLYPKDKAVGYKVGQIRGFFWSEF, from the coding sequence ATGAAACTAATAATTCTATTCACGACATTTCTTTTATCTCATTCTAGTTTTGCTGAAAACAAAGAAGATATTTTGTCAAAAATAAAAATTTTCCAAACAGCACTTAAAGTTGAATTACAAAAAGGCATGAAGAAATCTCCACTAGAGGCTGTTACAATTTGTAATGTAAAGGCTCCTGAAATAAAAAAGAGCTTATCAAGTCCAAACACTCAATTTGGAAGAGTCAGCTTAAAAAATAGAAATCCTTCCAATTATCCAAAAGAATGGATGCTTAAATATATTGAAGAGTTTCATAACAAAGAAACTAAAGAACCTTATACTGTAGTTAAATTACAAGATGGAAAACAAGGACTCTTAAAACCAATTATTACGATGCCTCTATGTTTAAAATGTCATGGAACAAATATTAAAGCTGATTTACAAGAAAAAATTTCTAAATTATATCCAAAGGATAAAGCTGTAGGTTACAAGGTTGGTCAAATCAGAGGTTTTTTCTGGTCTGAATTTTAA
- a CDS encoding sulfite exporter TauE/SafE family protein, translating into MIGYILAILIGLSLGLLGGGGSILTVPILVYVMKMDAKLAIALSLAIVGMTSLIGVIPHFKNKNVDLKMVLIFGPFAMVGTFGGAKISQFISGQSQLIFFAIIMIIAAFFMFRGREEVERATLEKNSSKKDLFFLALQGIFVGIITGVVGVGGGFLIVPALVLLAKSPMKKAVGTSLLLIALNSLTGFMGYLDQVTVPWEFLFKFSSCSIVGIFIGSYLVRFISQNTLKKGFAIFLILMGLFILYKNKETLISKSSMFTVKVQGIYA; encoded by the coding sequence ATGATTGGATACATACTTGCTATACTCATAGGATTAAGCTTAGGCCTACTCGGCGGAGGAGGTTCAATTTTAACTGTGCCAATACTTGTCTATGTCATGAAGATGGATGCAAAGTTAGCTATTGCTCTAAGTCTAGCAATTGTTGGGATGACAAGTTTAATCGGAGTTATACCTCACTTTAAAAATAAGAATGTAGATTTAAAAATGGTACTAATCTTTGGCCCATTTGCCATGGTTGGAACATTTGGTGGGGCCAAAATCAGCCAGTTTATTTCAGGTCAATCACAACTAATCTTTTTTGCAATTATAATGATTATCGCCGCATTTTTTATGTTTAGAGGGAGAGAGGAAGTAGAAAGAGCTACCTTAGAAAAAAATAGTAGTAAAAAAGACCTTTTCTTTCTTGCTCTTCAGGGTATTTTTGTTGGGATCATTACAGGGGTCGTTGGTGTAGGTGGTGGATTCCTTATAGTTCCCGCACTAGTATTACTAGCAAAATCACCAATGAAGAAAGCAGTTGGAACATCTTTATTACTCATCGCTCTAAATTCACTGACAGGATTTATGGGTTATCTTGATCAAGTAACTGTACCTTGGGAGTTTCTTTTTAAATTTAGTTCGTGTTCAATTGTGGGAATATTCATAGGTTCTTACCTTGTAAGATTTATTAGTCAAAATACTTTAAAAAAAGGATTTGCTATATTTCTCATTCTCATGGGATTGTTTATACTATATAAAAATAAAGAGACGCTAATAAGTAAATCTTCAATGTTCACCGTAAAAGTGCAAGGAATCTACGCATGA
- a CDS encoding Dps family protein, translated as MSIKTGINESKKNDIAAGLSKLLAETYTLYLKTHKYHWNVTGPMFQSLHTMFEVQYTELALAVDEIAERIRVLDFKAPGSYTEYSKLSSVKEDEQLDRNSNEMIVNLLSDHEQVVRTAKEILPLLENANDEGTNSLLGGRIEYHEKTAWMLKSLLG; from the coding sequence ATGAGTATTAAAACTGGTATTAATGAAAGTAAAAAAAATGATATTGCAGCTGGGTTGTCTAAATTACTAGCTGAGACATATACGCTTTACTTAAAGACACACAAATATCATTGGAATGTTACAGGGCCAATGTTTCAAAGTCTTCATACGATGTTTGAAGTGCAGTATACAGAGCTTGCCCTTGCTGTAGATGAAATTGCTGAAAGAATTCGAGTTTTAGATTTTAAAGCTCCTGGTTCGTACACTGAATATTCAAAGCTTAGCTCCGTTAAAGAAGATGAACAATTAGATCGTAACTCTAATGAAATGATAGTGAATCTGCTTTCAGACCATGAGCAGGTAGTAAGAACTGCTAAAGAGATTTTACCTTTATTGGAGAATGCCAATGATGAAGGGACGAATAGTCTTCTTGGTGGAAGGATTGAGTATCATGAAAAAACTGCTTGGATGCTTAAAAGCTTATTAGGCTAA
- a CDS encoding Crp/Fnr family transcriptional regulator, whose translation MFYINVKPHIKHKTEHTYKRGQIIYNEGDFPQNLYFIESGMIGLFYISESGKETFFRVFGKNDILGHRSFFAEEAYHASTIALSQTSVVRISKEECSRICSENPLLLRDLVKSISKDLGKVELRMAGLLDKSTHKRISESLVFLKLKYPEYVWTRKEIAEYSGSTFETVARVMTILEKNSYIEKDGRDFKILDHEKLISIPPNDLL comes from the coding sequence ATGTTTTATATTAACGTAAAACCACATATTAAACACAAAACTGAGCATACCTACAAGCGTGGCCAAATCATTTATAATGAGGGTGACTTTCCTCAAAATTTATACTTTATAGAGTCAGGAATGATTGGACTCTTTTATATCTCAGAGTCAGGCAAAGAAACATTTTTTCGAGTTTTTGGAAAAAATGATATTTTGGGGCACCGTTCTTTTTTTGCAGAAGAAGCATATCATGCATCTACAATAGCGCTTAGCCAGACAAGTGTAGTGAGAATATCAAAAGAAGAGTGTTCAAGGATTTGTTCAGAAAATCCATTACTACTTCGTGATCTTGTTAAGTCAATATCAAAAGATCTTGGTAAAGTAGAATTAAGGATGGCAGGGTTATTAGATAAAAGTACACACAAGAGAATATCGGAGTCTTTAGTTTTTTTGAAACTAAAGTATCCTGAGTATGTATGGACAAGAAAAGAAATTGCCGAATACTCAGGAAGTACTTTTGAAACAGTTGCTCGTGTAATGACTATTTTAGAAAAAAATAGTTATATTGAAAAGGATGGTCGAGACTTTAAAATTCTCGACCATGAAAAACTTATTTCCATTCCCCCTAATGATCTTCTTTAG
- a CDS encoding MBL fold metallo-hydrolase, with protein sequence MSHKLKAFFDKDTSTLTYIVYDEKTKDSVLIDSVLNYDPAASRLTYASIDQVLDFVEEMSLKVHYVLETHAHADHLTGASEIKKRIPSIKIGIGKNITKVQEVFGNIYNLKDLNTNGVQFDVLLEENKPLKAGTIEIKTIFTPGHTPACSSYLIDDMLFTGDALFMPDFGTARCDFPGGSAKELYHSVHEKLYKLPDDTRTFTAHDYQPNGRELQYKSTIGEHKSRNIQLKASTTEEEFIRFRNERDSTLTAPRLLLPSIQLNISAGELPKAEDNESHYLKIPLRK encoded by the coding sequence ATGTCACACAAATTAAAAGCCTTCTTTGATAAGGATACTAGTACGTTAACATATATAGTTTATGACGAAAAAACTAAGGATTCAGTATTAATTGACTCGGTGCTTAACTATGATCCTGCTGCCTCTCGATTGACCTATGCGTCAATAGATCAAGTTCTCGACTTCGTTGAGGAGATGAGCCTTAAAGTTCACTATGTACTTGAGACTCATGCTCATGCAGATCATTTAACAGGAGCTTCTGAAATTAAAAAAAGGATTCCAAGTATAAAAATTGGTATTGGAAAAAATATAACAAAAGTTCAAGAAGTTTTTGGAAATATTTATAATCTTAAAGATCTTAATACTAATGGAGTCCAATTTGATGTTCTATTGGAGGAAAATAAGCCTTTAAAGGCAGGAACGATTGAGATTAAAACAATTTTTACTCCGGGACATACTCCAGCATGCTCGTCGTACTTAATTGATGATATGCTCTTTACTGGAGATGCACTTTTTATGCCTGACTTCGGTACTGCCAGATGCGACTTTCCCGGAGGAAGTGCGAAAGAACTTTATCATTCAGTTCATGAAAAACTATATAAATTGCCAGATGATACTAGAACATTTACTGCACATGATTATCAACCCAATGGACGTGAGCTTCAGTATAAATCAACAATTGGTGAGCATAAAAGTCGAAATATCCAGTTAAAAGCATCAACAACAGAGGAAGAATTTATTCGATTTAGAAATGAAAGAGATTCAACTTTAACTGCACCACGACTTTTATTGCCAAGTATTCAATTAAACATTAGTGCAGGAGAGCTTCCAAAAGCTGAAGACAACGAAAGTCACTACTTAAAAATTCCTCTAAGGAAATAG
- a CDS encoding YeeE/YedE family protein has translation MENILYPLGGGILIGISSTILLAGIGRISGISGILSSVISRPAKEHFWKYNFLLGLLIGGGMTYVSSPQLFNYSVNDNLIKVIIAGLLVGFGTRLGNGCTSGHGVCGMSRMAKRSIIATITFILVGMITVTIEGLIK, from the coding sequence ATGGAAAATATATTATACCCATTGGGTGGTGGAATATTAATTGGTATCTCTAGTACTATTTTACTTGCAGGTATCGGTCGAATTTCTGGGATAAGTGGAATTTTATCTTCAGTTATTTCAAGACCAGCAAAAGAACATTTTTGGAAATATAATTTCCTACTGGGACTTCTTATTGGAGGGGGAATGACTTATGTTTCATCGCCTCAACTTTTTAATTATTCAGTTAATGATAATTTAATCAAAGTCATCATTGCAGGATTACTTGTGGGGTTTGGTACAAGGCTTGGAAACGGTTGTACGTCCGGTCATGGGGTTTGTGGCATGTCTCGAATGGCAAAAAGATCAATTATAGCAACTATTACTTTTATATTAGTAGGAATGATAACTGTAACTATAGAGGGGCTTATAAAATGA
- a CDS encoding DUF6691 family protein yields the protein MKAQIISLVSGILFAIGLSISGMINPEKVRGFLDILGDWDYSLVFVMLGAVSFNYFSFKYLKTKKPICADTHFLPKSSKVDKQLISGAVLFGAGWGLLGICPGPAIVNLVTLNSSIIIFILAMLVGMGAYKVYEK from the coding sequence ATGAAAGCGCAAATAATAAGTTTAGTTTCGGGTATTCTCTTTGCCATTGGACTGTCGATTTCAGGAATGATAAACCCTGAAAAGGTGAGAGGTTTTTTAGATATATTAGGCGACTGGGATTACTCTCTTGTATTCGTTATGCTTGGTGCTGTTAGTTTTAATTATTTTTCATTTAAATATTTAAAAACAAAGAAGCCGATATGTGCAGATACACATTTTCTTCCAAAATCAAGCAAGGTTGATAAACAACTTATATCAGGAGCAGTTTTATTTGGTGCGGGATGGGGCCTTCTTGGTATTTGTCCCGGGCCAGCGATAGTAAACTTAGTAACCCTTAATTCAAGTATTATCATTTTTATATTAGCTATGCTCGTTGGAATGGGAGCATATAAAGTTTATGAGAAGTGA
- a CDS encoding sulfur transferase domain-containing protein produces the protein MKCFNLTDIEDKKESILFDHFIRVDNIYIASKVISDEQVDYLNSLGIKVAIDLKGNNETLFNDKEQFEIKGIKYIHFPITDISSLTFDQVQEFSEILNENESPKIVYCASGNRVGALMALHASMVCGHPRQRAFGFGVRIGMINESTKNQVYEKIFKGDKR, from the coding sequence ATGAAATGTTTTAATTTAACAGATATTGAAGATAAGAAAGAATCAATCCTTTTTGATCATTTTATTCGAGTTGATAATATATATATTGCATCAAAGGTAATATCTGATGAACAAGTAGACTATTTGAATTCATTAGGAATTAAAGTTGCAATTGATTTAAAGGGAAATAATGAAACGCTATTTAATGATAAGGAGCAATTTGAAATAAAGGGAATAAAGTATATTCATTTTCCAATAACAGATATTTCTAGCTTAACCTTTGATCAGGTACAAGAGTTTAGTGAAATTCTTAATGAAAATGAATCACCGAAAATAGTATACTGTGCTTCTGGGAACAGAGTTGGAGCATTAATGGCACTTCATGCCTCGATGGTTTGTGGTCATCCAAGGCAAAGAGCGTTTGGTTTTGGTGTCAGAATTGGGATGATAAATGAATCAACAAAAAATCAAGTTTATGAAAAAATTTTCAAAGGAGATAAAAGATGA
- a CDS encoding sulfur transferase domain-containing protein translates to MRRIILLIIGVFVLNACAHKKGKSESDIRIGENLQSNRYGTIYFSKQPDDKDWAKLKEQGFETIINLREPSEHDEKNERKLIVKSGMTYVNIPFPKKMKLDNNYVSKVTKEVMKNKDKGKILIHCSSGNRVGIWVGAHFYKDHGFSKKESINTAKAHGLNKPEAINKLKKYFENN, encoded by the coding sequence ATGAGAAGAATAATATTATTGATAATAGGTGTATTTGTACTTAATGCTTGTGCTCATAAAAAAGGTAAGAGTGAAAGTGATATTAGAATAGGAGAAAATTTACAATCAAATAGATATGGAACCATATATTTTTCTAAACAACCTGATGATAAAGATTGGGCTAAACTAAAAGAACAAGGCTTTGAAACAATTATCAATTTAAGAGAACCAAGCGAACATGATGAGAAAAATGAAAGAAAGTTAATAGTAAAATCAGGAATGACTTATGTTAATATTCCATTCCCAAAAAAAATGAAACTAGACAATAACTATGTTTCAAAAGTCACGAAAGAAGTAATGAAAAACAAGGATAAAGGTAAAATACTTATTCATTGTAGTAGTGGAAACAGAGTCGGTATTTGGGTTGGTGCTCATTTTTATAAAGATCATGGTTTCTCAAAAAAAGAATCAATAAATACGGCTAAAGCTCATGGATTAAATAAGCCAGAAGCTATTAATAAACTAAAAAAATATTTTGAAAATAACTAA
- a CDS encoding DUF1971 domain-containing protein, producing the protein MKDLPKNVTAYKKTPSYNENSIPNTLSSGHLTKEGTWGKICILKGTLIYVIENDPEEIIELSIQKFGVVEPQVSHHVKAQGEVEFYVEFYK; encoded by the coding sequence ATGAAAGATTTACCAAAAAACGTTACAGCTTATAAAAAAACTCCTAGCTACAATGAAAATTCTATTCCTAATACTCTTTCAAGTGGTCATCTTACAAAAGAGGGGACATGGGGGAAAATTTGTATTCTAAAAGGAACATTAATTTATGTTATTGAGAATGATCCCGAAGAAATTATTGAGTTAAGCATTCAGAAATTTGGTGTTGTAGAGCCTCAAGTTTCCCACCATGTGAAAGCGCAAGGAGAGGTAGAGTTCTATGTCGAATTCTATAAGTAA
- a CDS encoding VIT family protein — translation MRHNQRELHKITNVGFLRAAVLGANDGIISTSSLIVGVTSSGLSEKEILTTSIAALIAGAMSMAAGEFVSVSSQADTEKADIKKEKWELENEPEAELIELKNIYLKRGLSEKLALEVAHELTNHNALDAHLRDELGIVNEHKAKPLQAALVSAFTFIAGAILPILVILIVDIENLVFSEVFVTILALLVMGGVAAKSGGAKLWIGSIRVAFWGAAAMGFTALIGYLFMIS, via the coding sequence ATGAGACACAATCAAAGAGAATTACATAAAATAACGAATGTTGGTTTTTTAAGAGCTGCTGTACTAGGAGCGAATGATGGGATTATCTCTACGTCTAGCCTAATCGTGGGTGTTACAAGTTCGGGTCTTTCTGAAAAAGAAATACTTACTACTTCTATCGCAGCACTCATTGCTGGTGCAATGTCGATGGCTGCGGGTGAATTCGTTTCTGTCAGCTCTCAAGCCGATACTGAAAAAGCAGATATAAAAAAAGAAAAGTGGGAACTCGAAAATGAGCCAGAAGCAGAATTGATTGAGCTTAAAAATATCTACTTAAAAAGAGGTTTAAGTGAAAAATTAGCTCTTGAAGTTGCTCATGAACTAACAAATCATAATGCATTAGATGCACACCTTAGAGATGAACTTGGTATTGTAAATGAACATAAAGCAAAACCCCTGCAAGCGGCATTAGTATCCGCATTCACTTTTATAGCTGGAGCAATTCTGCCAATTTTAGTAATTCTTATTGTTGATATAGAAAATTTAGTTTTTTCAGAAGTATTTGTTACTATTCTTGCATTACTTGTAATGGGAGGAGTTGCCGCCAAAAGTGGTGGCGCAAAACTATGGATTGGTTCAATTCGAGTTGCTTTTTGGGGAGCTGCAGCAATGGGATTTACAGCATTAATTGGATATTTATTTATGATATCATAA
- a CDS encoding peroxiredoxin, translated as MSLLLGDTAPNFQIDSQKGKIDLHEFIGNSWCFFFSHPADFTPVCTTEMGRTAQLASEFEKRNVKPLGLSTDSVEEHNKWISDVNDTQNTDLQFPIVADLDQKVAKLYEMIHPDQSATAAVRSVFIIDPNKKIRLTMTYPMSVGRNFDEILRVVDALQTTDKFGVATPADWQVGDKVIIPPSVTNDEAKKKFPQGFEEVRSYLRYTNV; from the coding sequence ATGTCATTACTATTGGGCGATACTGCCCCTAACTTTCAAATTGATTCACAAAAAGGAAAAATCGACTTACATGAATTTATTGGAAACTCGTGGTGTTTCTTTTTTAGTCATCCAGCTGATTTTACACCTGTTTGTACAACTGAAATGGGAAGAACAGCACAACTAGCATCAGAGTTTGAAAAGAGAAATGTTAAGCCACTTGGTTTATCAACCGATTCAGTGGAAGAGCATAATAAGTGGATTTCAGATGTGAATGATACTCAAAATACTGATCTTCAATTTCCAATCGTTGCCGATCTTGATCAAAAAGTAGCTAAGCTTTACGAAATGATTCACCCTGACCAAAGTGCAACAGCAGCTGTAAGGTCTGTTTTTATCATTGATCCAAATAAAAAGATTAGACTTACTATGACCTATCCTATGAGTGTTGGTCGAAATTTTGATGAAATCTTAAGAGTTGTAGATGCGCTTCAAACAACAGATAAGTTTGGTGTCGCAACCCCAGCTGACTGGCAAGTTGGTGACAAGGTAATTATTCCACCAAGTGTAACAAATGATGAAGCTAAGAAAAAATTTCCTCAAGGTTTTGAGGAAGTTAGATCATACTTAAGATATACTAACGTATAA
- a CDS encoding OsmC family protein, with amino-acid sequence MSMYTTKSVAVPDSVELRTSSDGKDDLIVTPPPEFKGPEGFWTPEDLFSASISSCYILTFKGIAKFKKMDWESIEVKVEAQLEKTDSGYRFTKATIFPRLIICCKSNVDKYLEVLDKVKKTCLVTRSMNTEFILVPKIIVKAKK; translated from the coding sequence ATGTCAATGTATACAACAAAGTCTGTAGCGGTACCTGATTCAGTTGAATTGCGAACGTCTTCTGATGGGAAAGACGATCTCATTGTGACGCCTCCTCCTGAATTCAAAGGGCCAGAGGGATTTTGGACACCTGAAGATTTGTTTTCAGCGAGTATTTCCAGTTGTTATATTCTGACATTTAAAGGAATCGCTAAGTTTAAAAAAATGGACTGGGAGAGTATAGAAGTCAAGGTTGAAGCTCAGCTGGAAAAAACTGATTCTGGTTATCGATTTACAAAAGCTACTATTTTTCCTCGATTAATTATTTGCTGTAAAAGTAATGTAGACAAATATTTGGAAGTACTAGATAAGGTTAAAAAAACTTGTTTGGTAACAAGGTCTATGAATACTGAATTTATCTTAGTTCCCAAAATTATTGTAAAGGCGAAAAAATAA
- the cydB gene encoding cytochrome d ubiquinol oxidase subunit II, translating to MEVFWFIIIALVLVMFFILDGYDFGAGIIHLFFAKEEKDKLVIAKSAGLFWDSNEVWLVAAGGLLFMAFPTFYASVFSGFYLPLMIALWLIIFRATGLEFRNQFKLQVWKDFWDKAFGVSSLLLSLIFGVGLGNIVRGVNFGGVIDGVSSHEPQYFFLPFFNSSFSPLSTEPGIFDWFTIMIGFISTITLAIHGANWIILKTRSSINQKLKSIIIKLNIVLLVLSVAALLTLSSIKSLPIENFTSYPILCIFPLIYIGTLVGLFFTKKFKKETTAFILSSLMIFSGLSTTLLSHFPTLLPSTNEHNPPLTIYNTSTTQYPLSVAIYWGIIGIILMGIYMLIQKRLLTGKIDDFNYDH from the coding sequence ATGGAAGTTTTTTGGTTTATTATTATTGCATTAGTACTTGTGATGTTTTTCATACTCGATGGATATGATTTTGGAGCTGGTATCATTCATCTTTTTTTTGCAAAAGAAGAAAAAGATAAGCTAGTTATTGCAAAGTCAGCAGGACTTTTTTGGGATTCAAATGAAGTTTGGCTAGTTGCCGCCGGAGGACTCCTCTTCATGGCATTTCCAACATTTTATGCATCTGTATTTAGTGGATTCTACCTTCCATTAATGATTGCCCTATGGCTTATTATTTTTAGAGCAACTGGACTTGAATTCCGAAATCAATTTAAGCTTCAGGTATGGAAAGACTTTTGGGATAAAGCATTTGGAGTGTCGAGTCTTTTATTATCTTTAATATTCGGCGTTGGGCTTGGGAATATTGTAAGAGGAGTAAACTTTGGTGGAGTTATAGATGGTGTTTCATCTCATGAACCACAATATTTCTTTTTACCATTTTTTAACTCTAGCTTCAGTCCTCTATCAACTGAACCCGGGATTTTTGATTGGTTTACAATCATGATTGGATTTATTTCTACAATAACCTTAGCTATTCATGGAGCAAACTGGATAATTCTAAAAACACGTTCATCTATTAATCAAAAACTTAAAAGTATCATCATAAAGTTAAATATTGTGCTGTTAGTTCTCTCTGTAGCGGCACTTCTAACACTTAGCTCTATTAAGTCTTTACCCATCGAAAATTTCACAAGCTATCCCATTCTTTGTATATTTCCACTTATTTATATTGGTACTTTGGTTGGCCTGTTTTTTACTAAAAAGTTCAAAAAAGAAACAACAGCTTTTATATTATCCTCTTTAATGATTTTCTCGGGTTTATCGACAACTCTACTTTCACATTTCCCAACACTTTTACCTTCAACAAATGAGCATAACCCTCCCCTAACCATTTATAATACATCTACTACGCAATATCCTTTATCTGTGGCTATATATTGGGGAATCATTGGAATAATCTTAATGGGTATTTATATGCTTATTCAAAAGAGATTACTTACTGGAAAAATTGATGATTTTAATTATGATCACTAG
- a CDS encoding cytochrome ubiquinol oxidase subunit I, which produces MEDIIFYDRLQFAFTITFHYIFPQLTMGLSLIIVYFKWKFLKTQNVRFNNAAKFFMKIFAINFTMGIVTGIPMEFQFGTNWAKFSELTGSIIGQTLAMEGMFSFFLESSFLALFIFGEKLMSQRMHLLVGFLVFLGSWLSGWFILATNAWMQHPVGYEILENGKFVLTNFSELFTNPWLLPAFLHNQMASMVTSSVVVASIGAFYLLTNRHIEDGKLFLKTGVIFGLISSFLVAMPTGDMNAKNVVKYQPATFAAMEGIFETEEAGSEIILIGQPNMVTKRIDNKIAVPNILSLLTYSSWDIPVKGMNEFKEEDLPTNIPALYYSYHIMVGLGTIFIAVLALACLMMWRKALYVSKPILWVIMLLFPFPYIANITGWYTAELGRQPYLVYGLLKTADGVSPTVSAGNTIFTLLGFVGLYMVLGLLFLLLVGKVIHHGPKYMEDE; this is translated from the coding sequence ATGGAAGATATAATTTTTTATGATAGGCTTCAGTTTGCCTTTACCATAACATTTCACTACATTTTTCCTCAACTAACGATGGGACTCTCACTCATAATAGTTTACTTCAAATGGAAATTCTTAAAGACTCAAAACGTTAGATTTAATAACGCAGCTAAATTCTTCATGAAAATTTTTGCTATCAACTTTACTATGGGGATTGTAACTGGGATTCCAATGGAGTTTCAGTTTGGAACTAACTGGGCAAAGTTCTCTGAACTTACAGGCTCTATAATTGGGCAAACCTTAGCAATGGAGGGAATGTTCTCATTTTTTCTAGAGTCGTCTTTCTTAGCTCTGTTTATATTTGGTGAAAAACTCATGAGCCAAAGGATGCATTTGCTTGTTGGGTTTCTCGTCTTTCTCGGCTCATGGCTTAGTGGCTGGTTTATACTTGCAACAAATGCATGGATGCAGCATCCAGTGGGATATGAAATTTTAGAAAATGGAAAATTTGTACTCACTAACTTTTCAGAGTTATTCACTAATCCTTGGCTATTACCAGCATTTCTTCATAACCAAATGGCTTCAATGGTGACCTCCTCAGTAGTCGTCGCAAGTATAGGTGCATTTTATCTACTAACTAATAGACATATTGAGGATGGAAAGCTTTTTCTTAAGACAGGTGTAATATTTGGATTGATATCAAGCTTTCTTGTAGCAATGCCAACAGGTGATATGAACGCTAAAAATGTTGTTAAATACCAGCCTGCAACCTTTGCTGCAATGGAAGGGATTTTTGAGACTGAAGAAGCTGGCTCGGAAATTATTTTAATTGGTCAACCCAACATGGTTACAAAACGAATTGACAACAAGATCGCTGTTCCTAATATCTTAAGTTTATTAACTTATTCTTCGTGGGACATACCCGTCAAAGGTATGAATGAATTTAAAGAAGAAGATCTTCCGACGAATATACCAGCTCTTTACTATAGTTATCATATAATGGTGGGGCTTGGGACGATCTTTATAGCTGTTTTAGCTCTTGCATGCTTAATGATGTGGAGGAAAGCTCTATATGTCTCTAAACCAATTCTTTGGGTCATAATGCTTTTATTTCCCTTCCCGTACATTGCCAATATCACGGGGTGGTATACAGCTGAACTTGGACGCCAACCCTATTTAGTGTACGGGCTTCTTAAAACTGCAGATGGAGTTTCTCCAACAGTGTCAGCAGGGAATACAATTTTTACACTTTTAGGTTTTGTAGGTCTTTACATGGTTCTAGGATTATTATTTTTATTATTAGTTGGTAAAGTTATACATCATGGACCTAAATATATGGAAGATGAATAA